CCCACTTGATGATGACAGTGGTGGTTATATTTCGACGGTATTCAAGTCGGCAAGAGAAAAGGCGAGCAACTTTAAATGGCCACAGCTTGAGATCAGGGAAGATCTTGCACAAGTTGAAGTTGATAAGCTACAACCACAACCTATCCAACCACCAGTTGCTCCTGCTACTTCTAGTTCATCACAGCCAGATATGGACACTGAGGAGTTGCCTCTGTCCAGTCAAGTTAATGATGAGTCGCAACGAGAGGACCAGGTTGAAGACAATTTGAATACTGATTTACTTTTGGTGTCCGATAACTTCGATGATTTCAGGGCTGATAAAGAAGCGAAACTGGAGGAGTGGTTGGGAGAATCTGGCGGCTTGAATGAAAGAGATTTGAGGACAGGGAAAGGCCATTAACATTGATTTTGAATAGTGTTAATGCCTTCTACAATGCGTTTTTTACTGTAAAAATGATCAAATAAAGATCACTCTAGACACGTTTTCTTCTTCCATCATTTTTGTCCGACCCTGAATTGCACCAGTGGAGTTGT
This genomic window from Benincasa hispida cultivar B227 chromosome 4, ASM972705v1, whole genome shotgun sequence contains:
- the LOC120075565 gene encoding uncharacterized protein LOC120075565 isoform X3 — protein: MIKYIANEPSTGLFYIQQHTKNAVPNVINLKNSVVDKSHETTLHTEDSEDSITMLRSMKECGFPIADEMIRDIRKSLAIMSTKQPRRGLIRNTSGMLQQQQQPGRMSTWRSATWGRRAIVAPLDDDSGGYISTVFKSAREKASNFKWPQLEIREDLAQVEVDKLQPQPIQPPVAPATSSSSQPDMDTEELPLSSQVNDESQREDQVEDNLNTDLLLVSDNFDDFRADKEAKLEEWLGESGGLNERDLRTGKGH